The following are encoded together in the Peromyscus leucopus breed LL Stock chromosome 1, UCI_PerLeu_2.1, whole genome shotgun sequence genome:
- the Cd22 gene encoding B-cell receptor CD22 isoform X6 has product MHVHCPRLLLILVLWPLGHVALVGSSQKWTVEHPQTLFAWEGACVWIPCKYKMPAWNSHLDGVLLYHNYDFDNHTKDFKGHVLYNNTKVESPPSEQGRVTFWGNRENNCSLEIHQIRVTDNGKLGLRMISGGDKWMEQLHLNISKTPFPPYIQMPSEIHASQSLTLTCRLNFACSRYHIYLKWFLEEHEITSITSITSAPDSTQNVYTESELTFQPEWKDHGKTVTCQVRTSTQMLSESRVVLDVKHAPKEVTTVIQNPTPIREGDSVTLACSYNSSNPAVTSYQWSPQGSGNEISPGVLRIQNVAWDSRPISCAACNNHGCSWGAPVSLNVHYAPRAVKVLKVSPSSEIHAGQHVILQCSFSGSHPPEVRIVWRKNGSLVQEGKELSFSSISPEDSGKYNCIVNNSIGETPSKAWDLQVLYAPRRLRVSISPGNSVMEGKKAILSCEGDANPPVSQYVWLDSSDRDLPFFSQKLSLEPLRVQHTGSYRCQGINPLGMGESPPSTLTVYYSPESIGKRAALGLGFCLAVCILAIWGMKLQKKWKQNQSQQGLQENSSGQSFFVRNKKTRRTPLSEGPQSQGCYNLAMDDSVSYAILRFPETDTPRVGDAETSGAQGPSPNKDDTVTYSVLQKRHVSDYENVTPSHPEDDGIHYSELVQFGAGKRPQAKEDVEYVTLKH; this is encoded by the exons ATGCATGTCCACTGTCCGCGGCTCCTCCTGATTCTAG TCTTGTGGCCTTTAGGACACGTGGCTTTGGTTGGCTCATCACAGAAATGGACTGTTGAACATCCCCAAACCCTCTTCGCCTGGGAAGGAGCCTGCGTCTGGATTCCTTGCAAGTACAAAATGCCAGCCTGGAATAGTCATCTGGACGGGGTCTTGCTGTATCACAATTACGACTTTGACAATCATACCAAGGATTTCAAGGGGCATGTCCTCTATAATAACACCAAGGTTGAGTCACCTCCTTCTGAGCAAGGAAGGGTGACGTTCTGGGGAAACCGAGAAAATAACTGTTCCCTGGAAATCCACCAGATACGGGTCACTGACAACGGGAAGCTGGGGCTGAGGATGATTTCAGGCGGTGATAAGTGGATGGAGCAACTTCACCTCAACATCTCCA agacaccCTTCCCACCTTACATCCAGATGCCATCAGAAATCCATGCATCCCAAAGTCTCACTCTGACCTGTAGACTGAATTTTGCCTGCTCTCGGTACCACATTTACTTGAAGTGGTTCCTGGAAGAGCACGAAatcacctccatcacctccatcacctcTGCCCCCGATTCTACACAAAATGTCTACACAGAGAGCGAGCTCACCTTCCAGCCAGAGTGGAAGGACCACGGAAAGACTGTGACGTGCCAAGTCCGGACCTCTACGCAAATGCTCTCTGAGAGCAGAGTGGTTCTGGATGTTAAAC ATGCCCCCAAGGAGGTAACCACAGTGATTCAAAACCCCACGCCAATTCGGGAAGGCGACAGTGTGACCCTGGCCTGTAGCTACAACTCCAGCAATCCTGCAGTCACCTCCTACCAGTGGAGCCCTCAAGGTTCTGGGAATGAGATCTCGCCTGGAGTGCTGAGGATTCAGAACGTTGCATGGGACTCCAGGCCCATCAGCTGCGCTGCCTGTAATAACCACGGGTGTTCGTGGGGCGCACCCGTCAGCCTGAATGTCCACT ATGCCCCCAGAGCTGTGAAGGTCCTGAAGGTGAGCCCCTCATCAGAGATCCATGCTGGGCAGCATGTCATCCTCCAGTGCAGCTTCTCCGGGAGCCACCCCCCAGAGGTCCGCATCGTGTGGAGGAAGAATGGGAGTCTTGTGCAGGAAGGGAAAGAGCTGAGCTTCAGCTCCATCTCCCCAGAAGATTCTGGAAAGTATAACTGCATCGTCAACAACTCCATTGGAGAGACTCCGTCGAAGGCCTGGGACCTCCAAGTGCTGT ATGCTCCTCGGAGGCTGCGCGTGTCTATTAGCCCTGGGAACAGCGTAATGGAAGGGAAGAAGGCCATCTTGTCCTGTGAGGGTGATGCCAACCCGCCCGTCTCCCAGTATGTCTGGTTGGATTCCAGCGACCGAGACCTCCCCTTCTTCAGCCAGAAGCTGAGCCTGGAGCCCCTGAGGGTCCAACACACTGGCTCTTACCGCTGCCAAGGGATCAACCCGCTAGGCATGGGCGAGTCACCGCCCAGCACCCTCACTGTCTACT ATAGCCCAGAGAGCATCGGCAAGAGGGCTGCCTTGGGACTAGGGTTCTGCCTGGCTGTCTGCATCCTGGCTATCTGGGGGATGAAACTCCAGAAAAA ATGGAAACAGAATCAGAGCCAGCAGGGCCTTCAGGAAAACTCCAGTGGCCAGAGCTTTTTTGTAAGGAATAAAAAG ACTAGAAGGACCCCTCTCTCCGAAGGCCCCCAGTCCCAGGGCTGCTACAACCTGGCGATGGATGACAGTGTTAGTTACGCCATCTTGCGCTTTCCGGAGACCGACACGCCCAGAGTCGG tgatGCGGAGACCTCAGGAGCACAGGGTCCTTCTCCAAACAAGGACGACACAGTTACTTACTCGGTGTTACAGAAGCGTCATGTG AGTGACTATGAGAATGTGACACCAAGCCATCCTGAGGATGACGGCATCCACTACTCCGAACTGGTTCAGTTTGGGGCTGGGAAGCGGCCTCAGGCAAAGGAAGATGTGGAATACGTGACCCTCAAGCACTGA
- the Cd22 gene encoding B-cell receptor CD22 isoform X4 — protein sequence MHVHCPRLLLILGHVALVGSSQKWTVEHPQTLFAWEGACVWIPCKYKMPAWNSHLDGVLLYHNYDFDNHTKDFKGHVLYNNTKVESPPSEQGRVTFWGNRENNCSLEIHQIRVTDNGKLGLRMISGGDKWMEQLHLNISKTPFPPYIQMPSEIHASQSLTLTCRLNFACSRYHIYLKWFLEEHEITSITSITSAPDSTQNVYTESELTFQPEWKDHGKTVTCQVRTSTQMLSESRVVLDVKHIPQLKIEVTSKEVMKGGSVTMTCQVISSNPDYRTVSWVKDGQPLKGQNLTLTLQSVTKDMSGKYRCQVLNDLGLGQSEEVALTVLFAPESSRVHIYSSPAEEGKSIELICESLASPKATNYTWYHNGRPVLGETQEKLRIPKVSLRHAGKYSCVAQNRLGLGKIKEETELDVQYAPKEVTTVIQNPTPIREGDSVTLACSYNSSNPAVTSYQWSPQGSGNEISPGVLRIQNVAWDSRPISCAACNNHGCSWGAPVSLNVHYAPRAVKVLKVSPSSEIHAGQHVILQCSFSGSHPPEVRIVWRKNGSLVQEGKELSFSSISPEDSGKYNCIVNNSIGETPSKAWDLQVLYAPRRLRVSISPGNSVMEGKKAILSCEGDANPPVSQYVWLDSSDRDLPFFSQKLSLEPLRVQHTGSYRCQGINPLGMGESPPSTLTVYYSPESIGKRAALGLGFCLAVCILAIWGMKLQKKWKQNQSQQGLQENSSGQSFFVRNKKTRRTPLSEGPQSQGCYNLAMDDSVSYAILRFPETDTPRVGDAETSGAQGPSPNKDDTVTYSVLQKRHVSDYENVTPSHPEDDGIHYSELVQFGAGKRPQAKEDVEYVTLKH from the exons ATGCATGTCCACTGTCCGCGGCTCCTCCTGATTCTAG GACACGTGGCTTTGGTTGGCTCATCACAGAAATGGACTGTTGAACATCCCCAAACCCTCTTCGCCTGGGAAGGAGCCTGCGTCTGGATTCCTTGCAAGTACAAAATGCCAGCCTGGAATAGTCATCTGGACGGGGTCTTGCTGTATCACAATTACGACTTTGACAATCATACCAAGGATTTCAAGGGGCATGTCCTCTATAATAACACCAAGGTTGAGTCACCTCCTTCTGAGCAAGGAAGGGTGACGTTCTGGGGAAACCGAGAAAATAACTGTTCCCTGGAAATCCACCAGATACGGGTCACTGACAACGGGAAGCTGGGGCTGAGGATGATTTCAGGCGGTGATAAGTGGATGGAGCAACTTCACCTCAACATCTCCA agacaccCTTCCCACCTTACATCCAGATGCCATCAGAAATCCATGCATCCCAAAGTCTCACTCTGACCTGTAGACTGAATTTTGCCTGCTCTCGGTACCACATTTACTTGAAGTGGTTCCTGGAAGAGCACGAAatcacctccatcacctccatcacctcTGCCCCCGATTCTACACAAAATGTCTACACAGAGAGCGAGCTCACCTTCCAGCCAGAGTGGAAGGACCACGGAAAGACTGTGACGTGCCAAGTCCGGACCTCTACGCAAATGCTCTCTGAGAGCAGAGTGGTTCTGGATGTTAAAC ACATCCCGCAGCTGAAGATCGAGGTCACTTCCAAAGAGGTCATGAAGGGTGGCTCTGTGACCATGACATGCCAGGTTATCAGCAGCAACCCAGACTACAGGACAGTGTCCTGGGTCAAGGATGGGCAGCCCCTGAAGGGACAGAATCTCACACTAACTCTGCAATCAGTGACCAAGGACATGAGTGGGAAATACCGTTGCCAGGTTTTAAACGACCTGGGCCTAGGACAATCGGAAGAAGTGGCCCTTACAGTGCTGT TTGCTCCAGAATCCTCCAGGGTTCACATCTACAGTTCTCCGGCTGAAGAAGGAAAGTCAATAGAGCTGATTTGTGAGTCACTGGCCAGTCCGAAAGCAACAAACTATACCTGGTACCACAATGGAAGACCTGTGCTTGGAGAGACACAAGAGAAGCTCCGGATCCCTAAAGTCTCCCTGAGGCATGCTGGGAAATACTCTTGCGTGGCACAGAACCGCCTGGGTCTTGGAAAGATAAAGGAGGAAACTGAGCTGGATGTCCAGT ATGCCCCCAAGGAGGTAACCACAGTGATTCAAAACCCCACGCCAATTCGGGAAGGCGACAGTGTGACCCTGGCCTGTAGCTACAACTCCAGCAATCCTGCAGTCACCTCCTACCAGTGGAGCCCTCAAGGTTCTGGGAATGAGATCTCGCCTGGAGTGCTGAGGATTCAGAACGTTGCATGGGACTCCAGGCCCATCAGCTGCGCTGCCTGTAATAACCACGGGTGTTCGTGGGGCGCACCCGTCAGCCTGAATGTCCACT ATGCCCCCAGAGCTGTGAAGGTCCTGAAGGTGAGCCCCTCATCAGAGATCCATGCTGGGCAGCATGTCATCCTCCAGTGCAGCTTCTCCGGGAGCCACCCCCCAGAGGTCCGCATCGTGTGGAGGAAGAATGGGAGTCTTGTGCAGGAAGGGAAAGAGCTGAGCTTCAGCTCCATCTCCCCAGAAGATTCTGGAAAGTATAACTGCATCGTCAACAACTCCATTGGAGAGACTCCGTCGAAGGCCTGGGACCTCCAAGTGCTGT ATGCTCCTCGGAGGCTGCGCGTGTCTATTAGCCCTGGGAACAGCGTAATGGAAGGGAAGAAGGCCATCTTGTCCTGTGAGGGTGATGCCAACCCGCCCGTCTCCCAGTATGTCTGGTTGGATTCCAGCGACCGAGACCTCCCCTTCTTCAGCCAGAAGCTGAGCCTGGAGCCCCTGAGGGTCCAACACACTGGCTCTTACCGCTGCCAAGGGATCAACCCGCTAGGCATGGGCGAGTCACCGCCCAGCACCCTCACTGTCTACT ATAGCCCAGAGAGCATCGGCAAGAGGGCTGCCTTGGGACTAGGGTTCTGCCTGGCTGTCTGCATCCTGGCTATCTGGGGGATGAAACTCCAGAAAAA ATGGAAACAGAATCAGAGCCAGCAGGGCCTTCAGGAAAACTCCAGTGGCCAGAGCTTTTTTGTAAGGAATAAAAAG ACTAGAAGGACCCCTCTCTCCGAAGGCCCCCAGTCCCAGGGCTGCTACAACCTGGCGATGGATGACAGTGTTAGTTACGCCATCTTGCGCTTTCCGGAGACCGACACGCCCAGAGTCGG tgatGCGGAGACCTCAGGAGCACAGGGTCCTTCTCCAAACAAGGACGACACAGTTACTTACTCGGTGTTACAGAAGCGTCATGTG AGTGACTATGAGAATGTGACACCAAGCCATCCTGAGGATGACGGCATCCACTACTCCGAACTGGTTCAGTTTGGGGCTGGGAAGCGGCCTCAGGCAAAGGAAGATGTGGAATACGTGACCCTCAAGCACTGA
- the Cd22 gene encoding B-cell receptor CD22 isoform X1 — MHVHCPRLLLILVLWPLGHVALVGSSQKWTVEHPQTLFAWEGACVWIPCKYKMPAWNSHLDGVLLYHNYDFDNHTKDFKGHVLYNNTKVESPPSEQGRVTFWGNRENNCSLEIHQIRVTDNGKLGLRMISGGDKWMEQLHLNISSKETPFPPYIQMPSEIHASQSLTLTCRLNFACSRYHIYLKWFLEEHEITSITSITSAPDSTQNVYTESELTFQPEWKDHGKTVTCQVRTSTQMLSESRVVLDVKHIPQLKIEVTSKEVMKGGSVTMTCQVISSNPDYRTVSWVKDGQPLKGQNLTLTLQSVTKDMSGKYRCQVLNDLGLGQSEEVALTVLFAPESSRVHIYSSPAEEGKSIELICESLASPKATNYTWYHNGRPVLGETQEKLRIPKVSLRHAGKYSCVAQNRLGLGKIKEETELDVQYAPKEVTTVIQNPTPIREGDSVTLACSYNSSNPAVTSYQWSPQGSGNEISPGVLRIQNVAWDSRPISCAACNNHGCSWGAPVSLNVHYAPRAVKVLKVSPSSEIHAGQHVILQCSFSGSHPPEVRIVWRKNGSLVQEGKELSFSSISPEDSGKYNCIVNNSIGETPSKAWDLQVLYAPRRLRVSISPGNSVMEGKKAILSCEGDANPPVSQYVWLDSSDRDLPFFSQKLSLEPLRVQHTGSYRCQGINPLGMGESPPSTLTVYYSPESIGKRAALGLGFCLAVCILAIWGMKLQKKWKQNQSQQGLQENSSGQSFFVRNKKTRRTPLSEGPQSQGCYNLAMDDSVSYAILRFPETDTPRVGDAETSGAQGPSPNKDDTVTYSVLQKRHVSDYENVTPSHPEDDGIHYSELVQFGAGKRPQAKEDVEYVTLKH, encoded by the exons ATGCATGTCCACTGTCCGCGGCTCCTCCTGATTCTAG TCTTGTGGCCTTTAGGACACGTGGCTTTGGTTGGCTCATCACAGAAATGGACTGTTGAACATCCCCAAACCCTCTTCGCCTGGGAAGGAGCCTGCGTCTGGATTCCTTGCAAGTACAAAATGCCAGCCTGGAATAGTCATCTGGACGGGGTCTTGCTGTATCACAATTACGACTTTGACAATCATACCAAGGATTTCAAGGGGCATGTCCTCTATAATAACACCAAGGTTGAGTCACCTCCTTCTGAGCAAGGAAGGGTGACGTTCTGGGGAAACCGAGAAAATAACTGTTCCCTGGAAATCCACCAGATACGGGTCACTGACAACGGGAAGCTGGGGCTGAGGATGATTTCAGGCGGTGATAAGTGGATGGAGCAACTTCACCTCAACATCTCCAGTAAGG agacaccCTTCCCACCTTACATCCAGATGCCATCAGAAATCCATGCATCCCAAAGTCTCACTCTGACCTGTAGACTGAATTTTGCCTGCTCTCGGTACCACATTTACTTGAAGTGGTTCCTGGAAGAGCACGAAatcacctccatcacctccatcacctcTGCCCCCGATTCTACACAAAATGTCTACACAGAGAGCGAGCTCACCTTCCAGCCAGAGTGGAAGGACCACGGAAAGACTGTGACGTGCCAAGTCCGGACCTCTACGCAAATGCTCTCTGAGAGCAGAGTGGTTCTGGATGTTAAAC ACATCCCGCAGCTGAAGATCGAGGTCACTTCCAAAGAGGTCATGAAGGGTGGCTCTGTGACCATGACATGCCAGGTTATCAGCAGCAACCCAGACTACAGGACAGTGTCCTGGGTCAAGGATGGGCAGCCCCTGAAGGGACAGAATCTCACACTAACTCTGCAATCAGTGACCAAGGACATGAGTGGGAAATACCGTTGCCAGGTTTTAAACGACCTGGGCCTAGGACAATCGGAAGAAGTGGCCCTTACAGTGCTGT TTGCTCCAGAATCCTCCAGGGTTCACATCTACAGTTCTCCGGCTGAAGAAGGAAAGTCAATAGAGCTGATTTGTGAGTCACTGGCCAGTCCGAAAGCAACAAACTATACCTGGTACCACAATGGAAGACCTGTGCTTGGAGAGACACAAGAGAAGCTCCGGATCCCTAAAGTCTCCCTGAGGCATGCTGGGAAATACTCTTGCGTGGCACAGAACCGCCTGGGTCTTGGAAAGATAAAGGAGGAAACTGAGCTGGATGTCCAGT ATGCCCCCAAGGAGGTAACCACAGTGATTCAAAACCCCACGCCAATTCGGGAAGGCGACAGTGTGACCCTGGCCTGTAGCTACAACTCCAGCAATCCTGCAGTCACCTCCTACCAGTGGAGCCCTCAAGGTTCTGGGAATGAGATCTCGCCTGGAGTGCTGAGGATTCAGAACGTTGCATGGGACTCCAGGCCCATCAGCTGCGCTGCCTGTAATAACCACGGGTGTTCGTGGGGCGCACCCGTCAGCCTGAATGTCCACT ATGCCCCCAGAGCTGTGAAGGTCCTGAAGGTGAGCCCCTCATCAGAGATCCATGCTGGGCAGCATGTCATCCTCCAGTGCAGCTTCTCCGGGAGCCACCCCCCAGAGGTCCGCATCGTGTGGAGGAAGAATGGGAGTCTTGTGCAGGAAGGGAAAGAGCTGAGCTTCAGCTCCATCTCCCCAGAAGATTCTGGAAAGTATAACTGCATCGTCAACAACTCCATTGGAGAGACTCCGTCGAAGGCCTGGGACCTCCAAGTGCTGT ATGCTCCTCGGAGGCTGCGCGTGTCTATTAGCCCTGGGAACAGCGTAATGGAAGGGAAGAAGGCCATCTTGTCCTGTGAGGGTGATGCCAACCCGCCCGTCTCCCAGTATGTCTGGTTGGATTCCAGCGACCGAGACCTCCCCTTCTTCAGCCAGAAGCTGAGCCTGGAGCCCCTGAGGGTCCAACACACTGGCTCTTACCGCTGCCAAGGGATCAACCCGCTAGGCATGGGCGAGTCACCGCCCAGCACCCTCACTGTCTACT ATAGCCCAGAGAGCATCGGCAAGAGGGCTGCCTTGGGACTAGGGTTCTGCCTGGCTGTCTGCATCCTGGCTATCTGGGGGATGAAACTCCAGAAAAA ATGGAAACAGAATCAGAGCCAGCAGGGCCTTCAGGAAAACTCCAGTGGCCAGAGCTTTTTTGTAAGGAATAAAAAG ACTAGAAGGACCCCTCTCTCCGAAGGCCCCCAGTCCCAGGGCTGCTACAACCTGGCGATGGATGACAGTGTTAGTTACGCCATCTTGCGCTTTCCGGAGACCGACACGCCCAGAGTCGG tgatGCGGAGACCTCAGGAGCACAGGGTCCTTCTCCAAACAAGGACGACACAGTTACTTACTCGGTGTTACAGAAGCGTCATGTG AGTGACTATGAGAATGTGACACCAAGCCATCCTGAGGATGACGGCATCCACTACTCCGAACTGGTTCAGTTTGGGGCTGGGAAGCGGCCTCAGGCAAAGGAAGATGTGGAATACGTGACCCTCAAGCACTGA
- the Cd22 gene encoding B-cell receptor CD22 isoform X2, whose product MHVHCPRLLLILVLWPLGHVALVGSSQKWTVEHPQTLFAWEGACVWIPCKYKMPAWNSHLDGVLLYHNYDFDNHTKDFKGHVLYNNTKVESPPSEQGRVTFWGNRENNCSLEIHQIRVTDNGKLGLRMISGGDKWMEQLHLNISKTPFPPYIQMPSEIHASQSLTLTCRLNFACSRYHIYLKWFLEEHEITSITSITSAPDSTQNVYTESELTFQPEWKDHGKTVTCQVRTSTQMLSESRVVLDVKHIPQLKIEVTSKEVMKGGSVTMTCQVISSNPDYRTVSWVKDGQPLKGQNLTLTLQSVTKDMSGKYRCQVLNDLGLGQSEEVALTVLFAPESSRVHIYSSPAEEGKSIELICESLASPKATNYTWYHNGRPVLGETQEKLRIPKVSLRHAGKYSCVAQNRLGLGKIKEETELDVQYAPKEVTTVIQNPTPIREGDSVTLACSYNSSNPAVTSYQWSPQGSGNEISPGVLRIQNVAWDSRPISCAACNNHGCSWGAPVSLNVHYAPRAVKVLKVSPSSEIHAGQHVILQCSFSGSHPPEVRIVWRKNGSLVQEGKELSFSSISPEDSGKYNCIVNNSIGETPSKAWDLQVLYAPRRLRVSISPGNSVMEGKKAILSCEGDANPPVSQYVWLDSSDRDLPFFSQKLSLEPLRVQHTGSYRCQGINPLGMGESPPSTLTVYYSPESIGKRAALGLGFCLAVCILAIWGMKLQKKWKQNQSQQGLQENSSGQSFFVRNKKTRRTPLSEGPQSQGCYNLAMDDSVSYAILRFPETDTPRVGDAETSGAQGPSPNKDDTVTYSVLQKRHVSDYENVTPSHPEDDGIHYSELVQFGAGKRPQAKEDVEYVTLKH is encoded by the exons ATGCATGTCCACTGTCCGCGGCTCCTCCTGATTCTAG TCTTGTGGCCTTTAGGACACGTGGCTTTGGTTGGCTCATCACAGAAATGGACTGTTGAACATCCCCAAACCCTCTTCGCCTGGGAAGGAGCCTGCGTCTGGATTCCTTGCAAGTACAAAATGCCAGCCTGGAATAGTCATCTGGACGGGGTCTTGCTGTATCACAATTACGACTTTGACAATCATACCAAGGATTTCAAGGGGCATGTCCTCTATAATAACACCAAGGTTGAGTCACCTCCTTCTGAGCAAGGAAGGGTGACGTTCTGGGGAAACCGAGAAAATAACTGTTCCCTGGAAATCCACCAGATACGGGTCACTGACAACGGGAAGCTGGGGCTGAGGATGATTTCAGGCGGTGATAAGTGGATGGAGCAACTTCACCTCAACATCTCCA agacaccCTTCCCACCTTACATCCAGATGCCATCAGAAATCCATGCATCCCAAAGTCTCACTCTGACCTGTAGACTGAATTTTGCCTGCTCTCGGTACCACATTTACTTGAAGTGGTTCCTGGAAGAGCACGAAatcacctccatcacctccatcacctcTGCCCCCGATTCTACACAAAATGTCTACACAGAGAGCGAGCTCACCTTCCAGCCAGAGTGGAAGGACCACGGAAAGACTGTGACGTGCCAAGTCCGGACCTCTACGCAAATGCTCTCTGAGAGCAGAGTGGTTCTGGATGTTAAAC ACATCCCGCAGCTGAAGATCGAGGTCACTTCCAAAGAGGTCATGAAGGGTGGCTCTGTGACCATGACATGCCAGGTTATCAGCAGCAACCCAGACTACAGGACAGTGTCCTGGGTCAAGGATGGGCAGCCCCTGAAGGGACAGAATCTCACACTAACTCTGCAATCAGTGACCAAGGACATGAGTGGGAAATACCGTTGCCAGGTTTTAAACGACCTGGGCCTAGGACAATCGGAAGAAGTGGCCCTTACAGTGCTGT TTGCTCCAGAATCCTCCAGGGTTCACATCTACAGTTCTCCGGCTGAAGAAGGAAAGTCAATAGAGCTGATTTGTGAGTCACTGGCCAGTCCGAAAGCAACAAACTATACCTGGTACCACAATGGAAGACCTGTGCTTGGAGAGACACAAGAGAAGCTCCGGATCCCTAAAGTCTCCCTGAGGCATGCTGGGAAATACTCTTGCGTGGCACAGAACCGCCTGGGTCTTGGAAAGATAAAGGAGGAAACTGAGCTGGATGTCCAGT ATGCCCCCAAGGAGGTAACCACAGTGATTCAAAACCCCACGCCAATTCGGGAAGGCGACAGTGTGACCCTGGCCTGTAGCTACAACTCCAGCAATCCTGCAGTCACCTCCTACCAGTGGAGCCCTCAAGGTTCTGGGAATGAGATCTCGCCTGGAGTGCTGAGGATTCAGAACGTTGCATGGGACTCCAGGCCCATCAGCTGCGCTGCCTGTAATAACCACGGGTGTTCGTGGGGCGCACCCGTCAGCCTGAATGTCCACT ATGCCCCCAGAGCTGTGAAGGTCCTGAAGGTGAGCCCCTCATCAGAGATCCATGCTGGGCAGCATGTCATCCTCCAGTGCAGCTTCTCCGGGAGCCACCCCCCAGAGGTCCGCATCGTGTGGAGGAAGAATGGGAGTCTTGTGCAGGAAGGGAAAGAGCTGAGCTTCAGCTCCATCTCCCCAGAAGATTCTGGAAAGTATAACTGCATCGTCAACAACTCCATTGGAGAGACTCCGTCGAAGGCCTGGGACCTCCAAGTGCTGT ATGCTCCTCGGAGGCTGCGCGTGTCTATTAGCCCTGGGAACAGCGTAATGGAAGGGAAGAAGGCCATCTTGTCCTGTGAGGGTGATGCCAACCCGCCCGTCTCCCAGTATGTCTGGTTGGATTCCAGCGACCGAGACCTCCCCTTCTTCAGCCAGAAGCTGAGCCTGGAGCCCCTGAGGGTCCAACACACTGGCTCTTACCGCTGCCAAGGGATCAACCCGCTAGGCATGGGCGAGTCACCGCCCAGCACCCTCACTGTCTACT ATAGCCCAGAGAGCATCGGCAAGAGGGCTGCCTTGGGACTAGGGTTCTGCCTGGCTGTCTGCATCCTGGCTATCTGGGGGATGAAACTCCAGAAAAA ATGGAAACAGAATCAGAGCCAGCAGGGCCTTCAGGAAAACTCCAGTGGCCAGAGCTTTTTTGTAAGGAATAAAAAG ACTAGAAGGACCCCTCTCTCCGAAGGCCCCCAGTCCCAGGGCTGCTACAACCTGGCGATGGATGACAGTGTTAGTTACGCCATCTTGCGCTTTCCGGAGACCGACACGCCCAGAGTCGG tgatGCGGAGACCTCAGGAGCACAGGGTCCTTCTCCAAACAAGGACGACACAGTTACTTACTCGGTGTTACAGAAGCGTCATGTG AGTGACTATGAGAATGTGACACCAAGCCATCCTGAGGATGACGGCATCCACTACTCCGAACTGGTTCAGTTTGGGGCTGGGAAGCGGCCTCAGGCAAAGGAAGATGTGGAATACGTGACCCTCAAGCACTGA